One region of Jatrophihabitans cynanchi genomic DNA includes:
- the prcA gene encoding proteasome subunit alpha, which translates to MSMPFYASAEQIMRDRSEYARKGIARGRSVVVLTYADGVLFVAENASSALHKVSEIYDRIGFAAVGKYNEYENLRVAGIRLADLRGYSYDRRDVTARALANAYAQTLGTIFTEQQKPYEVEICVAEVGEASESDQLYRLSYDGTIVDEPDFLVMGGAQADAVTSQMRRTFAAGQSLRDALATAVAALGSVGGSDGGGRALPASQLEVAVLDRTRGKRKFRRIAGAALTELLPADHGEPAGEPAPADTPPHDEEH; encoded by the coding sequence ATGAGCATGCCGTTCTACGCCTCCGCCGAGCAGATCATGCGTGATCGCTCGGAATACGCCCGCAAGGGCATCGCGCGCGGCCGCAGCGTGGTCGTGTTGACCTACGCAGACGGGGTCCTGTTCGTCGCGGAGAACGCCAGCTCCGCGCTGCACAAGGTCAGCGAGATCTACGACCGGATCGGCTTCGCCGCCGTCGGCAAGTACAACGAGTACGAGAACCTGCGGGTGGCCGGGATCCGGCTCGCCGACCTCCGCGGCTACTCCTACGACCGCCGCGACGTCACCGCACGTGCCCTGGCCAACGCCTACGCGCAGACCCTCGGCACGATCTTCACCGAGCAGCAGAAGCCGTACGAGGTCGAGATCTGCGTGGCCGAGGTCGGCGAGGCGTCCGAGAGCGACCAGCTGTACCGGCTCTCCTACGACGGGACGATCGTCGACGAACCGGACTTCCTGGTGATGGGCGGCGCGCAGGCCGACGCGGTCACCTCACAGATGCGCCGCACCTTCGCGGCCGGGCAGTCGCTGCGTGACGCGCTGGCCACGGCGGTCGCCGCACTCGGGTCGGTGGGCGGCTCGGACGGCGGCGGCCGGGCACTGCCGGCGAGCCAACTGGAGGTCGCCGTGCTGGACCGCACCCGCGGCAAGCGCAAGTTCCGGCGCATCGCCGGTGCGGCCCTGACCGAACTGCTGCCCGCCGACCATGGTGAGCCGGCCGGCGAGCCCGCGCCCGCGGACACCCCGCCACACGACGAGGAGCACTGA
- a CDS encoding QcrA and Rieske domain-containing protein — protein sequence MDHDLVVTRRTVLAAGAAGAGSVALAACGSGGPPSAARSGAPVAAADTPLVTLADITVGEAASAKLPDGSPVIVARPTENTAACFSAICTHMGCTVAPAGRQLHCPCHGSVYDATTGQVVHGPAPRALAKVSVHVAGGRVLTG from the coding sequence ATGGACCATGACCTCGTCGTGACCCGCCGTACCGTCCTCGCCGCCGGCGCCGCGGGGGCCGGCAGCGTCGCGCTCGCCGCCTGCGGATCCGGCGGGCCGCCGTCCGCGGCGCGGTCCGGCGCGCCCGTCGCAGCGGCCGACACCCCGTTGGTGACCCTGGCCGACATCACCGTCGGGGAGGCCGCGTCGGCGAAGCTGCCGGACGGTTCACCGGTGATCGTCGCGCGTCCCACCGAGAACACCGCCGCATGCTTCAGCGCGATCTGCACGCACATGGGGTGCACGGTGGCGCCCGCAGGCCGGCAACTGCACTGCCCCTGCCATGGTTCGGTGTACGACGCCACGACCGGTCAGGTCGTGCACGGCCCAGCGCCGCGGGCGCTCGCCAAGGTCAGCGTGCACGTCGCCGGAGGCCGGGTTCTCACCGGCTGA
- a CDS encoding sigma-70 family RNA polymerase sigma factor: MVGKEGAVTASHADLLRTLHDEHAHVLWAYVVRLTGGDRARAQDVVQETLLRAWRNPAVLDQSHGSARGWLFTVARRIVIDDWRTARSRSEFVTEVLPEHPVSDETDHALDRQLVTAALRTLSREHREVLVECYFRGSSVAEAAASLGIPPGTVKSRTHYALRALRLALDELGGVS; this comes from the coding sequence ATGGTGGGCAAAGAAGGTGCGGTGACGGCGAGCCACGCGGACTTGCTGCGAACCCTGCACGACGAGCACGCGCACGTCCTGTGGGCCTATGTGGTGCGCCTGACGGGCGGCGACCGGGCCCGGGCGCAGGACGTGGTCCAGGAGACGCTGCTGCGCGCCTGGCGCAACCCGGCCGTGCTGGACCAGTCACACGGGTCGGCACGCGGCTGGCTGTTCACGGTGGCTCGTCGGATCGTCATCGACGACTGGCGCACCGCCCGCAGCCGCTCGGAGTTCGTCACCGAGGTGCTGCCCGAACACCCGGTGTCCGACGAGACGGACCACGCGCTGGACCGTCAACTGGTGACCGCGGCGCTGCGTACCCTGTCGCGGGAACATCGCGAGGTGCTGGTGGAGTGCTACTTCCGCGGGTCGTCGGTGGCCGAGGCCGCGGCCAGCCTGGGCATTCCGCCCGGGACCGTCAAATCCAGGACGCACTACGCCCTGCGCGCCCTGCGACTGGCCCTGGACGAGTTGGGGGGTGTGTCATGA
- a CDS encoding anti-sigma factor family protein, which translates to MTEPGGPMGPDRFVHDDAPYVLGMLSADERAAFEQHLSGCAECAARVAEIADLPGLLATVPPDEIDDEVPATLLPGLLRRAGVERRRRNWLTAGLAGVAAACLIALAIAVWPSGPTSPAPHPRAMSALVASPVRATAALTDRGWGTEIDLVCRYDSSTPPGGYTYGLSVTDTSGATTPLGTWTIEPGKDVTFASGTALRRDQIASVQITVGETPILQLRTG; encoded by the coding sequence ATGACCGAACCCGGAGGCCCGATGGGACCGGACCGGTTCGTGCACGACGACGCCCCGTACGTGCTGGGCATGCTGTCCGCCGACGAGCGTGCCGCGTTCGAGCAGCACCTGTCCGGGTGCGCCGAGTGCGCCGCCCGCGTCGCCGAGATCGCCGATCTGCCCGGCCTGCTGGCCACCGTCCCGCCGGACGAGATCGACGACGAGGTGCCTGCCACGCTGCTGCCCGGCCTGCTCCGGCGGGCCGGCGTCGAGCGGCGCCGCCGCAACTGGCTGACCGCCGGCCTGGCCGGTGTCGCCGCCGCCTGCCTGATCGCTCTCGCGATCGCGGTGTGGCCGTCGGGGCCGACATCGCCCGCGCCCCACCCGCGGGCGATGTCGGCCCTGGTGGCCAGTCCGGTGCGCGCGACGGCGGCACTCACCGACCGGGGCTGGGGCACCGAGATCGACCTGGTCTGCCGGTACGACAGCAGCACGCCACCCGGCGGCTACACGTACGGGCTCTCGGTGACCGACACCAGCGGCGCGACGACCCCACTGGGAACGTGGACGATCGAGCCCGGCAAGGACGTCACCTTCGCCAGCGGCACCGCGCTGCGTCGCGATCAGATCGCCAGCGTGCAGATCACCGTCGGTGAGACGCCGATCCTGCAACTGCGCACCGGATGA
- the pafA gene encoding Pup--protein ligase — MHKRIFGIENEYGVTCTFHGQRRLSPDEVARYLFRRVVSWGRSSNVFLKNGARLYLDVGSHPEYATPECDSLTELVAHDKAGERILEGLVIDAEKRLHDEGIAGDIYLFKNNTDSAGNSYGCHENFLVGRHGEFSRLADVLIPFLVTRQLICGAGKVLQTPRGAVYCVSQRAEHIWEGVSSATTRSRPIINTRDEPHADAERYRRLHVIVGDSNMNECTTLLKVGSADLVLRMIEHGVTFRDLTLENPIRAIREISHDMTGTRPVRLAVGRAASALEIQREYYSRAVDFVERTGDNPESAKRVLELWGRTLDAVEQQDLSLIDREIDWATKFQLIERYRAKHDLSLSSPRVAQLDLAYHDISRTRGLYYLLQRRGSVDRATSDLAIFEAKSIPPQTTRAKLRGDFIKRAQEKRRDFTVDWVHLKLNDQAQRTVLCKDPYRSVDERVEKLIASM, encoded by the coding sequence GTGCACAAGCGCATCTTCGGGATCGAGAACGAGTACGGCGTCACGTGCACGTTCCACGGCCAACGGCGGCTCTCGCCGGACGAGGTGGCGCGCTACCTGTTCCGCCGCGTGGTCTCGTGGGGCCGCTCGTCCAACGTCTTCTTGAAGAACGGGGCGCGGCTGTACCTGGACGTCGGCAGCCACCCGGAGTACGCCACGCCCGAGTGCGACTCGCTCACCGAACTGGTGGCGCACGACAAGGCAGGCGAGCGGATCCTCGAGGGCCTGGTCATCGACGCCGAGAAGCGGCTGCACGACGAAGGCATCGCCGGTGACATCTACCTGTTCAAGAACAACACCGACTCGGCCGGCAACTCCTACGGCTGCCACGAGAACTTCCTGGTCGGGCGGCACGGCGAGTTCAGCCGGCTTGCCGACGTGCTGATCCCGTTCCTGGTCACCAGGCAGTTGATCTGTGGCGCGGGCAAGGTGCTGCAGACGCCGCGCGGTGCCGTGTACTGCGTCAGCCAGCGCGCCGAGCACATCTGGGAAGGCGTGTCGTCGGCGACAACGCGCAGCCGGCCGATCATCAACACACGGGACGAGCCGCACGCCGACGCCGAGCGGTACCGCCGACTGCACGTGATCGTCGGCGACTCGAACATGAACGAGTGCACCACGCTGCTCAAGGTCGGCTCGGCCGATCTGGTGCTGCGCATGATCGAGCACGGCGTCACGTTCCGGGACCTGACGCTGGAGAACCCGATCCGGGCGATCCGGGAGATCAGCCACGACATGACGGGCACGCGACCGGTGCGCCTGGCGGTGGGCCGCGCCGCGTCCGCTCTGGAGATCCAGCGCGAGTACTACTCGCGCGCGGTCGATTTCGTCGAGCGCACCGGCGACAACCCGGAGTCGGCCAAGCGGGTGCTCGAGCTGTGGGGCCGCACCCTGGACGCCGTCGAGCAGCAGGACCTGTCGCTGATCGACCGCGAGATCGACTGGGCGACCAAGTTCCAGCTGATCGAGCGGTACCGCGCCAAGCACGACCTGTCGCTGTCCTCGCCGCGCGTTGCCCAGCTGGACCTGGCCTACCACGACATCTCGCGCACCCGCGGGCTGTACTACCTGTTACAGCGTCGCGGCTCGGTCGACCGGGCGACGTCCGACCTGGCCATCTTCGAGGCCAAGAGCATTCCTCCGCAGACCACGCGCGCCAAGCTGCGTGGCGACTTCATCAAGCGGGCGCAGGAGAAGCGCCGCGACTTCACCGTCGACTGGGTGCACCTGAAGCTGAACGACCAGGCCCAGCGCACCGTGTTGTGCAAGGACCCGTACCGCAGCGTCGACGAGCGCGTCGAGAAGCTGATCGCCTCGATGTGA
- a CDS encoding helix-turn-helix transcriptional regulator, whose protein sequence is MAARRAERLVNLVICLLSTRQFLTAERIRSAVPGYESPDGSRETDEAFKRMFERDKAELRDLGVPLETGRNSGFDAEDGYRIKRGEYELPPISFDAGEAAAVGLAARLWRSATLGAAARSALLKLRAAGTDVSLAGTPGQVPHLDASDPSLPALLEAARTSQPVRFDYLKAGADAAQQRTLEPWGVLSWRGRWYVAGFDRDRNEPRSFRLSRIVGKVSAFGSPAEFSRPEKVNLLELVAGRYEDAYVARIKITGSGAGELRRLAESERDGELTIGFNDVQWLARRVASAGTSAHVLEPPELVDAVVARLAAAAGTKGAE, encoded by the coding sequence ATGGCAGCGCGGCGGGCGGAACGACTGGTCAATCTGGTGATCTGCCTGCTGTCCACGCGCCAGTTCCTCACCGCCGAGCGCATCCGCAGCGCGGTGCCCGGCTACGAGTCCCCCGACGGCAGCCGTGAGACCGACGAGGCGTTCAAGCGCATGTTCGAGCGGGACAAGGCCGAGCTGCGTGATCTCGGCGTGCCGCTGGAAACCGGGCGCAACAGCGGCTTCGACGCCGAGGACGGCTACCGCATCAAGCGGGGCGAGTACGAGCTGCCGCCGATCTCCTTCGACGCGGGCGAGGCGGCGGCCGTCGGCCTTGCGGCGCGGCTGTGGCGCTCGGCGACGCTCGGTGCGGCGGCGCGCTCGGCGCTGCTCAAACTGCGCGCGGCCGGTACCGACGTCTCCCTCGCCGGCACGCCCGGCCAGGTGCCGCACCTGGACGCCAGCGATCCCAGCTTGCCCGCGTTGCTCGAAGCGGCCCGCACCTCGCAGCCGGTGCGGTTCGACTACCTCAAGGCCGGTGCCGACGCCGCGCAGCAGCGCACCCTCGAACCGTGGGGGGTGCTGTCCTGGCGTGGCCGCTGGTACGTCGCGGGGTTCGACCGCGACCGCAACGAGCCGCGCAGCTTCCGGCTGTCCCGCATCGTCGGCAAGGTGAGCGCGTTCGGCTCGCCCGCAGAGTTCAGCCGACCGGAGAAGGTGAACCTGCTCGAACTGGTCGCCGGTCGCTACGAGGACGCCTACGTCGCCCGGATCAAGATCACCGGCTCCGGTGCCGGCGAGTTGCGCCGGCTGGCCGAGTCCGAGCGCGACGGCGAGCTGACGATCGGCTTCAACGACGTGCAGTGGCTGGCGCGCCGCGTGGCGTCGGCCGGCACCAGCGCCCACGTCCTGGAACCGCCGGAGCTGGTCGACGCGGTGGTGGCCCGGCTCGCCGCCGCCGCGGGCACCAAGGGGGCCGAATGA
- a CDS encoding helix-turn-helix transcriptional regulator: MTGYEQRLPRLLAMVPYFLARPGIATADAAADFGITEKQLIKDLDLLWMCGLPGHGPGDLIDLSYDGGTVTIIDDQGMRKPLRLTAEEALALVVALRTLAETPGVADSDAVRRALAKVETAAGGAVDDATVAIELDRTARLLPALRQALDDGRALRLRYYTAARDETTERVVDPLQVFDADGHSYLEGWCRRAEGVRVFRVDRIEDVHILDEPAAPPAELQPRDVTEGVYQPAAEHLLVDLRLTESYAWVADYYPVERAVEDEAGLHVSLRVSEPAWVRALVLGSGGQVQVLSPGWLAESIRTDAAAALAAYAAK; this comes from the coding sequence ATGACCGGCTACGAGCAGCGACTGCCGCGGCTGCTGGCCATGGTGCCGTACTTCCTGGCCCGTCCCGGAATCGCCACCGCCGACGCCGCCGCCGACTTCGGCATCACCGAGAAACAGCTGATCAAGGATCTCGACCTGCTCTGGATGTGCGGCCTGCCCGGGCACGGCCCGGGCGACCTGATCGACCTCAGTTACGACGGCGGGACCGTCACGATCATCGACGACCAGGGCATGCGCAAGCCGTTACGGCTCACCGCCGAGGAGGCCCTCGCCCTGGTGGTCGCGCTGCGTACCCTGGCCGAGACCCCCGGCGTCGCGGACAGCGATGCCGTCCGGCGGGCGCTGGCCAAGGTGGAGACGGCCGCCGGCGGAGCCGTGGACGACGCGACGGTCGCGATCGAGCTGGACCGCACCGCGCGGCTGCTGCCCGCTCTGCGCCAGGCACTGGACGACGGCCGGGCGCTGCGGCTGCGGTACTACACCGCGGCTAGGGACGAGACGACCGAGCGCGTCGTCGACCCGCTGCAGGTGTTCGACGCGGACGGGCACAGCTACCTGGAGGGCTGGTGCCGCCGCGCGGAGGGCGTGCGGGTGTTCCGTGTCGACCGGATCGAGGACGTGCACATCCTGGACGAGCCGGCCGCCCCGCCGGCCGAACTCCAGCCGCGGGACGTCACCGAGGGCGTCTACCAGCCGGCGGCTGAACATCTGCTGGTCGACCTGCGGCTTACCGAGTCGTACGCCTGGGTCGCCGACTACTACCCGGTCGAGCGCGCGGTCGAGGATGAGGCGGGGCTGCACGTGAGCCTGCGGGTGTCCGAGCCGGCCTGGGTGCGGGCCCTGGTGCTCGGCTCCGGCGGCCAGGTCCAGGTGCTCTCGCCCGGCTGGCTGGCCGAGTCGATCCGCACCGACGCCGCGGCCGCGCTCGCGGCGTACGCCGCGAAGTAG
- the tatC gene encoding twin-arginine translocase subunit TatC, whose amino-acid sequence MPTLFRRTRARRANPDGRMSVMDHLRELRRRLILVVVIIALGGVLGWLFYTPILDFLKHPYCSVSPKYRYTPQGGGKCTLIYHGVLDGFTARLKISVIAGAVLTGPFWLYQIWAFITPGLRRNERKYTRWFITMSSLLFVSGMALAYVVLAKGLNVVLHAAGPGTQALLTVNDYISFVTLMLIVFGAAFELPLLVVMANLAGVLSGKLLKKSQRLGVFLIFLFAAVATPSTDPFTMCAMALPMVLLFEASVLFAVVHDKRKAQRKAADARLEQLDDDTPSHVESLPEPLESWSDTT is encoded by the coding sequence ATGCCCACATTGTTCCGCCGCACCCGTGCCCGCCGGGCGAACCCGGACGGGCGCATGTCCGTCATGGACCACCTGCGCGAACTGCGCCGCCGGCTGATCCTCGTCGTCGTGATCATCGCGCTCGGTGGTGTGCTGGGCTGGCTGTTCTACACGCCGATCCTGGACTTCCTCAAGCACCCGTACTGCTCGGTGTCACCGAAGTACCGGTACACGCCGCAGGGCGGCGGGAAGTGCACTCTGATCTACCACGGCGTGCTGGACGGCTTCACCGCGCGCCTGAAGATCTCCGTGATCGCCGGCGCGGTGCTCACCGGACCGTTCTGGCTCTACCAGATCTGGGCGTTCATCACGCCGGGCCTGCGCCGCAACGAGCGCAAGTACACCCGCTGGTTCATCACGATGTCCAGCCTGCTGTTCGTGTCCGGCATGGCGCTGGCGTATGTGGTCCTGGCCAAGGGCCTGAACGTGGTGCTGCACGCGGCGGGGCCGGGGACCCAGGCGCTGCTCACCGTGAACGACTACATCTCCTTCGTCACGCTGATGCTGATCGTGTTCGGCGCGGCGTTCGAACTGCCGCTGCTGGTCGTGATGGCCAACCTCGCCGGCGTGCTGTCGGGCAAGCTGCTGAAGAAGTCCCAGCGCCTCGGCGTGTTCCTGATCTTCCTGTTCGCGGCGGTGGCGACGCCGAGCACCGACCCCTTCACGATGTGCGCGATGGCGCTGCCGATGGTGCTGTTGTTCGAGGCGTCCGTGCTGTTCGCCGTCGTGCATGACAAGCGCAAGGCGCAACGCAAGGCAGCGGACGCGCGGCTGGAGCAGTTGGACGACGACACACCCTCGCACGTGGAGTCACTGCCCGAACCGCTCGAGTCGTGGTCGGACACGACCTGA
- a CDS encoding DEAD/DEAH box helicase, with the protein MSSPSERFAAARRRSRYPALTGFRAQYPFALDDFQVEACQALEDGYAVLVCAPTGAGKTLVGEFAAHLALQSGQKCFYTTPIKALSNQKYNDFVARYGPGQVGLLTGDNSINGDAPIVVMTTEVLRNMLYVSSTTLADLGYVVMDEVHYLGDRFRGAVWEEVIIHLPESVRLVSLSATVSNAEEFGAWLVTVRGETRVVVHEERPVPLWQHLLVGTRLFDLLAEDGSGVDPELNRYLNERMRYLDPGAARRGGSRQLRGWRPPHRPDVISRLDREGLLPAITFVFSRAGCDAAVRQCVYAGLWLTDEDERNAIDALIDERTAGLAAEDLEVLGYWEWRDGLRRGVAAHHAGLIPAFKETVEELFVRGLVRAVFATETLALGINMPARTVVLERLTKFNGEAHVDVTPGEYTQFTGRAGRRGIDVEGHAVVLWSPEIDPGRVAGLASTRTYPLRSSFRPSYNMAVNLVGQMGRDAARTLLESSFAQFQADRGVAGLSKQIRRNEQTQRELGEQMRCERGDFAEYAGLRRQLSEREALLSREGARKRKAAVVQSLEQLRPGDVIRVPAGRRAGLAVVLDAGVHPRDDPHPLVVTEARWGGRLSVLDFPVAVEVLGSVRVPKHANYRSPQERRDLASGLRALDLPPEERSRRRKGSGAADDEQVIALRAALRAHPCHDCPDREEHARWGERFSRLQRENDDLRRRIEGRTGSLGRTFDRIALLLTDRGYLAGDETTPPGRMLARIWSDSDLLVAECLRAGAWDGLAPADLAAVVSTLVYEARREERLADRMPTVAVRDALVTTARIWAELADEETAHGLVHSREPELGFVWAIHRWARGDSLGQALDATVQVGAELSAGDFIRWCKQLLDLLDQIAVAPSGSGDEPPLARPARAAIAAVRRGVVAQSMMP; encoded by the coding sequence ATGTCCTCGCCGAGTGAGCGGTTTGCCGCCGCGCGGCGGCGGTCCCGGTATCCGGCGCTGACCGGCTTCCGCGCCCAGTACCCGTTCGCGCTCGACGACTTCCAGGTCGAGGCCTGCCAGGCGCTCGAGGACGGGTACGCGGTGCTGGTGTGCGCGCCGACCGGCGCGGGCAAGACGCTGGTGGGCGAGTTCGCGGCGCACCTGGCCCTGCAGTCCGGGCAGAAGTGCTTCTACACCACACCGATCAAGGCGCTGTCGAACCAGAAGTACAACGACTTCGTCGCGCGCTACGGCCCGGGCCAGGTCGGGCTGCTGACCGGCGACAACTCGATCAACGGCGACGCGCCGATCGTGGTCATGACCACCGAGGTGTTGCGCAACATGCTGTACGTCAGCAGCACGACCCTGGCCGACCTGGGCTACGTCGTCATGGACGAGGTGCACTACCTCGGTGACCGGTTCCGCGGCGCGGTGTGGGAGGAGGTGATCATCCACCTGCCCGAGTCCGTCCGGTTGGTCTCGCTGTCGGCGACCGTGTCCAACGCCGAGGAGTTCGGCGCGTGGCTGGTCACCGTCCGCGGCGAGACGCGGGTGGTGGTGCACGAGGAACGCCCGGTTCCGCTGTGGCAGCACCTGCTGGTCGGGACGCGGCTGTTCGACCTGCTCGCCGAGGACGGTTCGGGTGTCGACCCCGAGCTGAACCGCTACCTCAACGAGCGGATGCGCTACCTCGATCCGGGCGCCGCACGGCGCGGCGGCTCCCGCCAGCTGCGCGGCTGGCGGCCACCGCACCGTCCGGACGTGATCTCGCGATTGGACCGTGAGGGGTTGCTGCCCGCGATCACCTTCGTGTTCAGCAGGGCCGGATGCGACGCAGCGGTGCGCCAGTGCGTCTACGCCGGGCTGTGGCTCACCGACGAGGACGAGCGGAACGCGATCGACGCGCTGATCGACGAGCGCACCGCGGGCCTTGCGGCCGAGGACCTCGAGGTACTCGGCTACTGGGAGTGGCGCGACGGGCTGCGCCGAGGCGTGGCGGCGCATCACGCCGGGCTGATCCCGGCGTTCAAGGAGACGGTCGAGGAGCTGTTCGTCCGTGGCCTGGTCCGCGCCGTCTTCGCGACCGAGACGCTGGCGCTCGGCATCAACATGCCGGCCCGCACGGTCGTCCTCGAGCGGCTGACCAAGTTCAACGGCGAGGCACACGTCGACGTGACGCCGGGGGAGTACACCCAGTTCACCGGCCGCGCCGGTCGCCGTGGCATCGACGTCGAGGGGCACGCGGTCGTGCTGTGGAGCCCGGAGATCGATCCGGGACGGGTGGCCGGGCTGGCCTCGACCCGCACCTACCCGCTGCGATCCTCGTTCCGACCGTCGTACAACATGGCGGTCAACCTGGTCGGCCAGATGGGGCGGGACGCAGCCCGCACCCTGCTGGAGTCCTCGTTCGCGCAGTTCCAGGCAGATCGTGGCGTCGCCGGGCTGAGCAAGCAGATCCGCCGCAACGAGCAGACGCAACGCGAACTGGGCGAGCAGATGCGCTGCGAGCGCGGGGACTTCGCCGAGTACGCGGGCCTGCGCCGGCAACTGTCCGAGCGCGAAGCGCTGCTGTCGCGAGAAGGCGCCCGCAAGCGCAAGGCGGCTGTCGTGCAGTCGTTGGAGCAGCTGCGTCCGGGCGATGTGATCCGGGTGCCTGCCGGCCGGCGCGCCGGGCTTGCCGTGGTGCTCGACGCCGGGGTGCACCCGCGCGATGACCCCCACCCCCTGGTGGTCACCGAGGCACGCTGGGGCGGCCGGCTGTCGGTGCTCGACTTTCCGGTGGCGGTCGAGGTGCTCGGCAGCGTCCGGGTGCCGAAGCACGCGAACTACCGCTCGCCGCAGGAGCGGCGCGATCTCGCGTCCGGCCTGCGCGCGCTCGACCTGCCGCCCGAGGAACGCTCGCGCCGGCGGAAGGGGTCCGGCGCGGCGGACGACGAGCAGGTGATCGCGCTGCGGGCGGCTCTGCGGGCCCACCCGTGCCACGACTGCCCGGACCGGGAGGAGCACGCTCGGTGGGGCGAGCGGTTCAGCCGGTTGCAGCGTGAGAACGACGACCTGCGCCGCCGGATCGAGGGACGGACCGGTTCGCTCGGGCGCACCTTCGACCGGATCGCGCTGTTGCTCACCGACCGTGGCTACCTGGCCGGCGACGAGACGACGCCGCCGGGGCGGATGCTGGCCCGCATCTGGTCGGACAGCGACCTGCTGGTGGCCGAATGCCTGCGTGCCGGCGCCTGGGACGGGCTGGCCCCGGCCGATCTGGCGGCGGTGGTGTCGACGCTGGTGTACGAGGCGCGCCGCGAGGAGCGGCTCGCCGACCGGATGCCCACCGTGGCCGTGCGCGATGCGCTGGTGACGACGGCCCGGATCTGGGCCGAACTGGCCGACGAGGAAACCGCGCACGGCCTGGTCCACAGCCGCGAGCCCGAGCTCGGATTCGTCTGGGCCATCCATCGCTGGGCGCGCGGCGACTCGCTGGGGCAGGCGCTGGACGCCACCGTCCAGGTCGGCGCCGAGCTGTCCGCGGGCGATTTCATCCGCTGGTGCAAGCAACTGCTGGACCTGCTCGACCAGATCGCGGTGGCGCCGTCGGGATCCGGGGACGAGCCCCCGCTGGCGCGCCCCGCGCGCGCTGCCATCGCCGCCGTGCGCCGCGGGGTGGTCGCGCAGAGCATGATGCCGTGA
- a CDS encoding DUF4333 domain-containing protein: MTDQGSQDQGSQDNQRQQWPQQTPAPPAPPAPYPPEQPDGQPAAEAAPAAQQFGPPQPVQDPVQDAVQDAVQDAVQDPVQDAVQQQAGQQHWQAPSPQWSAPQPQAPQGWAGQPEQPPHPQWASPAAPAAAQPEWAQPQQGWPAPQPEQQQQQQQWAAPPQPEQQQWAAPAPQPEQQQWAAPAPQPEQQQWSAPTETQHAVPPGAASEQLGVAAGIGQSWPISQPADQQQTSYLPPAEPGPHGEAQPTAIYPAVGDQAQGYQQQGGYGPGYAQQQDTAGYQPGYGAAPSYGQQQGYAQQPGDGQQGYGQPGYGQYGQPGVGQPGYGQGYGQPGDGQQGYGQAGYGQQGYGQPGYGQPGYGQQGYQQQSYATQGYQQPAQPAKKGRGLLFSLIGLVVVIIAAVLITGFVTPGFFKKTELSHSAVEGYIEKNLGATNVTCNGGSNIEVKKGKTFTCTGSDNAKFTVTMTDDKGGYSPVPDNG; encoded by the coding sequence ATGACCGACCAAGGCAGTCAGGACCAAGGCAGTCAGGACAACCAGCGGCAGCAGTGGCCGCAGCAAACACCCGCGCCGCCGGCGCCCCCAGCGCCCTACCCTCCGGAACAGCCGGACGGGCAACCGGCGGCCGAGGCGGCCCCGGCCGCGCAGCAGTTCGGCCCGCCACAGCCGGTGCAGGACCCTGTGCAGGACGCCGTGCAGGACGCCGTGCAGGACGCCGTGCAGGACCCGGTGCAGGACGCCGTGCAACAGCAGGCCGGTCAGCAGCACTGGCAGGCTCCTTCGCCGCAGTGGAGCGCACCCCAGCCGCAGGCACCTCAGGGCTGGGCGGGGCAGCCGGAGCAGCCACCGCACCCGCAGTGGGCGTCGCCGGCCGCTCCGGCAGCCGCCCAGCCGGAGTGGGCCCAGCCGCAGCAGGGCTGGCCGGCGCCGCAGCCCGAGCAGCAGCAGCAGCAGCAGCAGTGGGCTGCTCCGCCGCAGCCCGAGCAGCAGCAGTGGGCTGCTCCGGCGCCGCAGCCTGAGCAGCAGCAGTGGGCTGCTCCGGCGCCGCAGCCTGAGCAGCAGCAGTGGTCGGCACCGACCGAGACGCAGCACGCCGTACCGCCGGGCGCCGCGAGCGAGCAGTTGGGCGTCGCGGCGGGTATCGGGCAGTCGTGGCCGATCAGTCAGCCCGCAGATCAGCAGCAGACGTCCTACCTGCCGCCGGCCGAGCCCGGCCCGCACGGCGAGGCGCAGCCCACGGCGATCTATCCCGCCGTCGGTGACCAGGCCCAGGGTTACCAGCAGCAGGGCGGTTACGGCCCCGGGTACGCCCAGCAGCAGGACACCGCGGGCTACCAGCCCGGTTACGGAGCCGCACCGTCCTACGGCCAGCAGCAGGGTTACGCGCAGCAGCCAGGTGACGGTCAGCAGGGCTACGGTCAGCCGGGTTACGGGCAATACGGCCAGCCTGGCGTCGGCCAGCCGGGTTACGGGCAGGGTTACGGCCAGCCGGGTGATGGTCAGCAGGGCTACGGCCAGGCCGGTTACGGCCAGCAGGGCTACGGCCAGCCGGGTTACGGCCAGCCGGGTTACGGCCAGCAGGGCTACCAGCAACAGAGCTACGCGACCCAGGGTTACCAGCAGCCCGCCCAGCCGGCGAAGAAGGGCAGGGGTCTGCTGTTCTCGCTGATCGGGCTGGTGGTCGTAATCATCGCCGCGGTGTTGATCACCGGGTTCGTCACGCCCGGCTTCTTCAAGAAGACCGAGTTGAGCCACAGCGCCGTCGAGGGCTACATCGAGAAGAACCTCGGCGCCACGAACGTCACGTGCAACGGCGGCAGCAACATCGAGGTCAAGAAGGGCAAGACGTTCACCTGCACCGGCTCGGACAACGCCAAGTTCACCGTCACGATGACCGATGACAAGGGTGGCTACAGCCCGGTTCCGGACAACGGCTGA